The following coding sequences are from one Phycisphaerales bacterium window:
- a CDS encoding secretin N-terminal domain-containing protein, producing the protein MTPPVRTLAPALALILLAGLPASAQPREGEKPGTPSRPAMTRPPQPSRQPDKGVPPTANNGQPRPGNTPAAGQPQPNQPGRQPGAGNQPGAQPGNQPAGGTLTPAPEGAGQPQNQAGESEMVYLPAFAEPVQLSSLIELVARTLQINVAVQGDVPGTVVFNAPIPVRRNELIPLLDRLLEQQNYTITRDEFGIYTVHPIANIGVQVGDDLSTTRVIRTPNVRPSSLQQAISAHFTAAGQPPTKYTYVDDLGIILATDTPRRLAALERLVDRLVEETGKTSYTRLELRYLAASVARQRALELVGALAQRTDAGIGQPSQPGVAPAAAGRTGNLDNLSDRLIVDPQGNALIFRGQPEEIARVQQVLEMIDVPNNLTPKNYAVGTWAASIANIARSRGLGEITTINESAGDAAAAFNQQNLRQQQGLGQGQQGQITSGGPVMVVDETRGTIIYYATEPQHQQMDALIREIDPQSERVIIGVYKLRNSEAAEVAAVIDAIINNSQVVGSSPLLPGNGQAGSGVGRSSSRVAREQFRNRNNPAGGTRNPATTTQAGEGELSLDGEGYVVADEANNQILVKAPAGQQREFARLIEKLDQRRAQVYIEAKIVSVTWSDDLRLAFETQLINANGSGGVLNTNFGLSSFATGNDITGVKTVATGLGGLTAAVIKSDQVPIIMHALQTKVNSRILSAPQLLVDDNEEAEIVSVDSQPTATTTQTTGNPSQTSFGGYEDAGTTLRVTPHISDGGYMGLEYEVILSSFTGSATANLPPPKAENRLTANSVTIPADTTVIVGGLNFKSDSLTRAQIPLLGDIPLLGLLFQDRRDNDRTTTLYVFLTPRILRDPTFQDLRILTRGPQSSALQESELPPLRRATIDVLNPVLPPRMPAAFNQPAVINDPAPAPIDPPAPIPLPDEQPAPAMLHEERPRETKGRPDHTSPETSDPNQPNPD; encoded by the coding sequence ATGACCCCCCCTGTCCGAACCCTGGCCCCAGCCCTCGCCCTCATCCTTCTTGCGGGGCTGCCGGCATCAGCCCAGCCGCGTGAGGGCGAAAAGCCGGGGACGCCCAGCCGCCCGGCAATGACCCGCCCGCCCCAGCCCTCGCGCCAGCCCGACAAGGGCGTGCCCCCCACCGCCAACAACGGCCAGCCTCGCCCCGGGAACACCCCCGCCGCGGGCCAGCCGCAGCCCAACCAGCCCGGGCGTCAGCCGGGCGCGGGCAACCAGCCCGGTGCTCAACCGGGCAACCAGCCCGCTGGCGGCACCCTCACCCCCGCGCCCGAAGGCGCCGGCCAGCCGCAGAACCAGGCCGGCGAGTCGGAGATGGTCTACCTGCCCGCCTTCGCCGAGCCCGTGCAGCTCTCCTCGCTCATCGAGCTCGTCGCCCGAACCCTCCAGATCAACGTCGCCGTGCAGGGTGATGTGCCGGGCACGGTGGTCTTCAACGCGCCGATCCCCGTCCGCCGCAACGAGCTCATCCCGCTGCTGGACCGCTTGCTGGAGCAGCAGAACTACACCATCACGCGCGACGAGTTTGGCATCTACACCGTGCACCCGATCGCCAACATCGGCGTGCAGGTGGGCGATGACCTCTCCACGACCCGCGTCATCCGCACGCCCAACGTCCGCCCCAGCAGCCTGCAGCAGGCCATCAGCGCCCACTTCACCGCCGCGGGCCAGCCGCCGACCAAGTACACCTACGTCGACGATCTTGGAATCATCCTCGCGACCGACACCCCGCGCCGCCTCGCGGCCCTTGAGCGCCTTGTTGACCGCCTGGTCGAAGAGACCGGCAAGACATCCTACACGCGCCTGGAACTTCGGTACCTGGCCGCATCGGTCGCCCGCCAGCGTGCCCTTGAGCTCGTCGGCGCTCTCGCGCAGCGCACCGACGCCGGCATCGGCCAGCCCAGCCAGCCCGGCGTGGCCCCGGCCGCTGCAGGCCGCACCGGCAACCTCGACAACCTCTCCGACCGCCTCATCGTCGACCCGCAGGGCAACGCGCTCATCTTCCGCGGCCAACCGGAAGAGATCGCCCGCGTCCAGCAGGTGCTGGAGATGATCGACGTCCCCAACAACCTCACGCCCAAGAACTACGCCGTGGGCACATGGGCGGCATCGATCGCCAACATCGCCCGCAGCCGCGGCCTGGGCGAGATCACCACGATCAACGAGTCCGCCGGGGACGCCGCAGCCGCGTTCAACCAGCAGAACCTGCGTCAGCAGCAGGGCCTTGGCCAGGGGCAGCAGGGCCAGATCACCTCCGGCGGCCCGGTGATGGTCGTGGACGAGACCCGCGGCACCATCATCTACTACGCCACCGAGCCGCAGCACCAGCAGATGGACGCCCTCATCCGCGAGATCGATCCACAGAGCGAGCGCGTGATCATCGGCGTGTACAAGCTGCGCAACAGCGAGGCCGCGGAGGTCGCGGCCGTGATCGACGCGATCATCAACAACTCGCAGGTGGTGGGCAGCAGCCCGCTGCTGCCGGGGAATGGGCAGGCGGGCTCGGGCGTGGGCCGCAGCAGCAGCCGCGTCGCCCGCGAGCAGTTCCGCAACCGCAACAACCCGGCGGGCGGCACCCGCAACCCCGCCACGACAACGCAGGCGGGCGAGGGCGAGCTTTCGCTCGACGGCGAGGGGTACGTCGTCGCCGACGAGGCCAACAACCAGATCCTCGTCAAGGCTCCCGCGGGTCAGCAGCGCGAGTTCGCACGCCTGATCGAGAAGCTCGATCAGCGCAGGGCCCAGGTGTACATCGAAGCCAAGATCGTTTCCGTGACGTGGAGCGACGACCTGCGGCTCGCGTTCGAGACGCAGCTGATCAACGCCAACGGCAGCGGCGGCGTGCTCAACACCAACTTCGGCCTCTCCAGCTTCGCGACGGGCAACGACATCACGGGCGTCAAGACCGTCGCGACCGGGCTGGGCGGCCTCACCGCGGCGGTCATCAAGTCGGACCAGGTTCCGATCATCATGCACGCTCTGCAGACGAAGGTGAACTCGCGCATCCTGTCGGCCCCGCAGCTGCTGGTGGACGACAACGAGGAGGCCGAGATCGTCAGCGTGGACAGCCAGCCCACCGCCACCACCACCCAGACCACCGGCAACCCCTCGCAGACGAGCTTCGGCGGGTATGAGGATGCCGGCACCACACTCCGTGTCACGCCGCACATCAGCGACGGCGGCTACATGGGCCTGGAGTACGAGGTCATCCTCAGCAGCTTCACCGGCAGCGCGACGGCCAACCTCCCCCCGCCCAAGGCCGAAAACCGCCTCACCGCCAACAGCGTCACCATCCCCGCGGACACGACCGTCATCGTCGGCGGCCTCAACTTCAAGAGCGACTCGCTCACCCGCGCACAGATCCCGCTGCTGGGCGACATCCCGCTGCTGGGCCTGCTCTTCCAGGACCGGCGCGACAACGACCGCACCACCACGCTCTACGTCTTCCTGACGCCGCGCATCCTCCGCGACCCCACCTTCCAGGACCTCCGCATCCTCACCCGCGGCCCGCAGTCCTCCGCCCTTCAGGAGAGCGAGCTGCCGCCCCTCCGGCGCGCGACCATCGACGTGCTCAACCCCGTACTCCCGCCCCGCATGCCCGCGGCCTTCAACCAGCCTGCGGTCATCAATGACCCGGCGCCCGCCCCGATCGACCCTCCCGCGCCCATCCCGCTCCCCGACGAGCAGCCCGCCCCCGCGATGCTGCACGAGGAGCGCCCGCGCGAGACCAAGGGCCGCCCCGACCACACCTCTCCCGAGACCAGCGACCCCAACCAGCCCAACCCCGACTAA
- a CDS encoding ABC transporter substrate-binding protein → MSGEAPARPRVVSLLPSATEALCAIGGGGLLVGRSHECDFPASVAHLPVLTGQRTHATDPAEIDRQVSASLSAGEALYTLDAILLEGLRPDVILTQDLCEVCSIDLAHVQRVAASFSWPVQVVSLNPHTLEGVLDDLLTVGRAVGMERAATETLVRLRGRLFAAEEFVNPYADGPTVGFLEWTDPLFCAGHWTVQMIERAGGRHPLNPTVAQANAGAAAGPQRAQRLAGKSVRVPEEVFVASAPEYVVIAPCGLSLERTRACAAALAQKPWWRDLPAVRQRQVALVDGNQMFNRPGPRLVDAFEWLVGWLNDRPEVIPDGFPWERGV, encoded by the coding sequence ATGAGCGGGGAAGCCCCTGCACGCCCGCGGGTTGTGAGCCTGCTGCCCTCGGCGACAGAGGCCCTGTGTGCCATCGGCGGCGGAGGGCTCCTGGTGGGGCGTTCTCATGAATGCGACTTTCCGGCGTCGGTTGCGCACCTGCCGGTGCTGACCGGGCAGCGGACGCACGCGACCGACCCGGCGGAGATCGACCGGCAGGTGTCGGCGTCCCTGAGCGCGGGCGAGGCGCTGTACACGCTGGACGCGATACTGCTGGAGGGGCTGCGGCCGGATGTGATCCTCACGCAGGACCTCTGCGAGGTGTGCTCGATCGACCTCGCCCACGTCCAGCGGGTCGCCGCGTCGTTCTCCTGGCCGGTGCAGGTCGTGAGCCTCAACCCGCACACGCTCGAGGGGGTGCTCGATGACCTGCTGACGGTCGGGCGGGCGGTGGGGATGGAACGTGCCGCGACGGAGACGCTGGTGCGGCTGCGGGGGCGGCTGTTCGCGGCGGAGGAGTTTGTGAACCCGTACGCCGACGGTCCGACTGTCGGGTTCCTGGAATGGACCGACCCGCTGTTCTGCGCCGGGCACTGGACGGTGCAGATGATCGAGCGGGCGGGCGGGCGGCACCCGCTGAACCCGACCGTGGCGCAGGCCAATGCGGGGGCCGCGGCGGGGCCACAGCGGGCGCAGCGGTTGGCGGGGAAGTCGGTGCGGGTGCCGGAGGAGGTCTTTGTCGCATCGGCACCTGAGTACGTGGTGATTGCGCCCTGCGGCCTCTCGCTGGAGCGCACCCGAGCGTGCGCCGCCGCCCTGGCCCAGAAGCCCTGGTGGCGCGACCTGCCTGCGGTCCGTCAGCGGCAGGTGGCCCTGGTGGACGGTAACCAGATGTTCAATCGGCCGGGGCCCCGCCTGGTGGACGCCTTCGAGTGGCTGGTGGGTTGGCTGAACGACCGGCCGGAGGTGATTCCCGACGGGTTCCCGTGGGAACGCGGCGTCTGA
- a CDS encoding VacB/RNase II family 3'-5' exoribonuclease, which yields MSLLRYQRRLLDHLRHDDYTPRRIGDLAGDLNIPTEEMDAFTAAVKSMAQEGQVEIAQTGMVSLPSVATRSQQAGGFITGKFRKNARGFGFVEPDTAVREGSVFIPPDETGDALTGDTVKIKVFRDRSGAPGSGFSGSIVEVVNRKHTSYTGTLTKRGGQWLVQPDGRQISQPIVVRDAESKNAKEGDKVVLELTAFPEGDMLGEGVITRVLGDAGRPDVETQAVIAAYDLPGEFPEECIQQAREAALEFERQINEWKEKGSSALKNREDLTGEFILTIDPPDAKDYDDAISIKRTDEFDGGGWELGVHIADVAHFIPRGSPLDVEAADRANSCYLPRLVIPMLPEILSNGIHSLQEGVPRFCKTAWIKYDSRGNVRGERVANTLIKSAKRLTYLEAQALIDGDFNEARKHAKTPPKYTDQLLEALKEMNTLAKTIQSRRDRQGMIVLDLPEVELIYDQNGHVIDAEREDDAFTHKLIEMFMVEANEVLARLFENLEVPLLRRIHPDPVPGDVDSMRKVAMVAGFRIPKNPTREELQGLLKATHGTPAARAVHIAVLRTLSKAEYSPALIGHFALASEAYAHFTSPIRRYADLTVHRALAEYLRRTDNGKQRPRSEKEARELGRDMRDSHQCPDEGELVEVGRHASQREVNAESAERELRNFLVLQLLEKHIGESFAGVVTNVNPRGIFVQIEKYLADGFVKSEDLPGDVTRENLTPIWKIDQKSGALTDIRSGRSFNFGDLVTVKVAKVDLAKRQMELVVDDAEKRAAGKAKKPQLSRLDGGAPAGGMGRGQGAGFKDMTGGQRRDKRSKDRDRNKKHHRRDK from the coding sequence TTGTCCTTACTGCGTTACCAGCGTCGCCTGCTCGATCACCTGCGCCACGACGACTACACCCCCCGCCGCATCGGCGACCTCGCCGGCGACCTCAATATCCCCACTGAGGAGATGGACGCCTTCACCGCCGCCGTCAAGAGCATGGCCCAGGAGGGCCAGGTCGAGATCGCCCAGACCGGCATGGTCTCGCTGCCCAGCGTGGCCACCCGCTCGCAGCAGGCGGGCGGCTTCATCACCGGCAAGTTTCGCAAGAACGCCCGCGGCTTCGGCTTCGTGGAGCCCGACACCGCCGTGCGCGAGGGCTCGGTGTTCATCCCCCCCGACGAGACCGGCGACGCCCTCACGGGCGACACCGTGAAGATCAAGGTTTTCCGCGACCGCTCCGGCGCACCCGGCAGCGGGTTCAGCGGCTCCATCGTCGAGGTCGTCAACCGCAAGCACACCTCCTACACCGGCACCCTCACGAAGCGCGGCGGGCAGTGGCTGGTGCAGCCCGACGGGCGGCAGATCAGCCAGCCCATCGTCGTCCGCGACGCCGAGAGCAAGAACGCCAAGGAGGGCGACAAGGTCGTGCTCGAGCTCACGGCGTTCCCCGAGGGGGACATGCTGGGCGAGGGCGTCATCACGCGGGTGCTGGGCGACGCGGGGCGGCCCGACGTGGAGACACAGGCGGTCATCGCCGCGTACGACCTGCCCGGCGAGTTCCCCGAGGAGTGCATCCAGCAGGCCCGCGAGGCGGCGCTGGAGTTCGAGCGGCAGATCAATGAGTGGAAGGAGAAGGGCTCCTCGGCGCTGAAGAACCGCGAGGACCTGACCGGCGAGTTCATCCTGACCATCGACCCCCCCGACGCCAAGGACTACGACGACGCCATCAGCATCAAGCGCACCGACGAGTTCGACGGGGGCGGCTGGGAGCTGGGCGTGCACATTGCCGACGTCGCCCACTTCATCCCCCGCGGCTCGCCGCTGGATGTCGAGGCCGCGGACCGGGCGAACTCCTGCTACCTGCCGCGCCTGGTGATCCCCATGCTCCCGGAGATCCTCAGCAACGGGATCCACTCGCTGCAGGAGGGCGTGCCGCGGTTCTGCAAGACGGCGTGGATCAAGTACGACTCCCGCGGCAACGTGCGGGGCGAGCGGGTCGCCAACACCCTCATCAAGTCGGCCAAGCGCCTGACGTACCTGGAGGCCCAGGCCCTCATCGACGGGGACTTCAACGAGGCGAGGAAGCATGCCAAGACCCCGCCCAAGTACACCGACCAGCTCCTCGAGGCCCTCAAGGAGATGAACACTCTCGCCAAAACCATCCAGTCGCGGCGCGACCGCCAGGGCATGATCGTGCTCGACCTGCCCGAGGTGGAGCTGATCTACGACCAGAACGGGCACGTGATCGACGCCGAGCGTGAGGACGACGCCTTCACGCACAAGCTCATCGAGATGTTCATGGTGGAGGCCAACGAGGTACTGGCCCGCCTCTTTGAGAACCTCGAGGTCCCGCTGCTGCGGCGCATCCACCCCGACCCCGTGCCCGGGGACGTGGACTCCATGCGCAAGGTGGCGATGGTGGCGGGCTTCCGCATCCCCAAGAACCCCACGCGCGAGGAGCTGCAGGGGCTGCTCAAGGCCACGCACGGCACCCCCGCGGCCCGGGCCGTGCACATCGCCGTGCTGCGGACGCTGTCCAAGGCCGAGTACAGCCCCGCGCTGATCGGCCACTTCGCCCTGGCCAGCGAGGCCTACGCCCACTTCACCAGCCCTATCCGCCGCTACGCCGACCTCACCGTCCACCGTGCCCTGGCCGAGTACCTCCGCCGCACCGACAACGGCAAGCAGCGCCCGCGCAGTGAGAAGGAGGCCCGCGAGCTGGGGCGTGACATGCGGGACAGCCACCAGTGCCCCGACGAGGGGGAGCTGGTCGAGGTCGGCCGGCACGCCAGCCAGCGAGAGGTCAACGCCGAGTCCGCCGAGCGCGAGCTGCGCAACTTCCTGGTGCTCCAGCTCCTGGAGAAGCACATCGGCGAGTCCTTCGCGGGCGTCGTGACCAACGTCAACCCCCGCGGCATCTTCGTGCAGATCGAGAAGTACCTCGCCGACGGCTTCGTCAAGTCCGAGGACCTGCCCGGCGACGTCACCCGCGAGAACCTCACGCCCATCTGGAAGATCGACCAGAAGTCCGGCGCCCTCACCGATATCCGCTCGGGCCGCTCCTTCAACTTCGGTGACCTGGTGACCGTGAAGGTCGCCAAGGTCGACCTCGCCAAGCGGCAGATGGAGCTCGTCGTTGACGACGCCGAGAAGCGGGCGGCGGGCAAGGCCAAGAAGCCGCAGCTCTCCCGACTCGACGGGGGAGCCCCCGCCGGGGGCATGGGTCGGGGCCAGGGGGCTGGTTTCAAGGACATGACCGGTGGCCAGCGGCGCGACAAGCGCAGCAAGGACCGGGACCGCAACAAGAAGCACCACCGCCGCGACAAGTGA
- a CDS encoding biliverdin-producing heme oxygenase yields MTVFEVLREETRAHHTAAESAAGLPAARAELIRQLRAFRAFYAAWEPWAVTAAPAGVAWSGAWRVEALDADLAALDAPVPRETTPAPTFSDNPAVIGSLYVVEGSALGGQVIAAHLERVLGVKGGGATFFRGAGAQTMPRWRAFKESAAPLVPPDGHAAAVAGARATFDAIGAALRAHWA; encoded by the coding sequence ATGACTGTCTTCGAGGTGCTCAGAGAAGAGACCCGCGCCCACCACACCGCGGCCGAGTCCGCGGCGGGGCTGCCGGCGGCCCGCGCCGAGCTCATCCGCCAGCTGCGGGCCTTCCGCGCCTTCTACGCGGCGTGGGAGCCCTGGGCCGTCACCGCCGCCCCCGCGGGGGTGGCGTGGAGTGGGGCCTGGCGGGTTGAGGCCCTGGACGCGGACCTTGCCGCGCTGGACGCCCCCGTTCCGCGCGAGACGACGCCCGCGCCGACCTTCTCTGACAACCCCGCGGTGATCGGGTCGCTGTACGTCGTCGAGGGCTCCGCCCTTGGCGGGCAGGTCATCGCGGCGCACCTGGAGCGTGTGCTGGGCGTGAAGGGTGGCGGGGCCACGTTCTTCCGGGGTGCGGGGGCGCAGACCATGCCCCGCTGGCGGGCGTTCAAAGAGAGCGCCGCCCCGCTGGTCCCGCCGGATGGGCACGCCGCCGCCGTCGCCGGCGCGCGGGCCACCTTCGACGCCATCGGCGCGGCCCTGCGGGCGCACTGGGCCTGA
- a CDS encoding B12-binding domain-containing protein, translating into MPEFHPLERDADEISRAAVERLYTLRPQLVEFYGPKGKARCVEDMAHHVRHLAIALWAGEPELFADYAAWATRVMTAYGVETTHIRASLEALNEIVRTRLDELDADAAGACIGAAIALGPGEEPACEITDAGPHARLAREYLDALLIGSRESAASKLKAAVAQGVPLLEVYVHVLLPVQREVGRLWQKRAITVAQEHFCTHTTQQLMSHLAIDLLYVARPTLDLRAIVFCPGGERHSLGCSAFADLLEARGWSVRCLGADTPVRTVAEEAAAFRPHLLALSVCTVYGVRAATEAVESCRGLLPRLRVIAGGRMITGYPGLAGRLGADMSAADLAEGLELVQEQVRPFQ; encoded by the coding sequence GTGCCCGAGTTCCACCCGCTGGAGCGAGACGCCGACGAGATCAGCCGCGCCGCGGTGGAGCGGCTGTACACCCTGCGCCCGCAGCTGGTGGAGTTCTACGGGCCCAAGGGCAAGGCCAGGTGCGTGGAGGACATGGCCCACCACGTGAGGCACCTGGCGATCGCCCTGTGGGCGGGGGAGCCGGAGCTCTTCGCCGACTACGCGGCGTGGGCCACCCGCGTCATGACCGCCTACGGGGTGGAGACCACCCACATCCGCGCGTCCCTGGAGGCCCTCAACGAGATCGTGCGCACCCGCCTGGACGAGCTGGACGCCGACGCCGCGGGGGCGTGCATCGGCGCGGCCATCGCGCTCGGCCCCGGCGAGGAGCCCGCCTGCGAGATCACCGACGCCGGCCCCCACGCCAGGCTGGCGCGCGAGTACCTCGACGCCCTGCTCATCGGCAGCCGGGAGTCCGCCGCGAGCAAGCTCAAGGCCGCCGTGGCGCAGGGCGTGCCGCTGCTGGAGGTCTACGTGCACGTCCTGCTGCCGGTGCAGCGGGAGGTGGGCCGCCTGTGGCAGAAGCGGGCCATCACGGTGGCGCAGGAGCACTTCTGCACCCACACCACCCAGCAGCTGATGTCGCACCTGGCGATCGACCTCCTGTACGTGGCCCGCCCCACGCTGGACCTCCGCGCCATCGTTTTCTGCCCCGGCGGCGAGCGGCACAGCCTGGGCTGCAGCGCCTTCGCCGACCTGCTGGAGGCCCGCGGGTGGAGCGTCCGCTGCCTGGGGGCCGACACCCCTGTGCGCACCGTCGCCGAGGAGGCCGCGGCCTTCCGCCCGCACCTGCTCGCCCTGTCGGTCTGCACCGTGTACGGCGTGCGCGCGGCGACCGAGGCCGTGGAATCCTGCCGTGGGCTGTTGCCCAGGCTCCGCGTCATCGCCGGCGGTCGCATGATCACCGGCTACCCCGGCCTGGCCGGCCGCCTTGGCGCCGATATGAGCGCCGCCGACCTTGCCGAGGGGCTCGAGCTCGTGCAGGAGCAGGTCCGCCCCTTTCAGTGA
- the sugE gene encoding quaternary ammonium compound efflux SMR transporter SugE — MNPTTAWIILVIAGLLEVAWAIGLKYTHGFTRLWPSVATIAAIIVSMYLLSLAARTLPIGTAYAVWVGIGAAGTAVLGMLILHEPATLGRVFFLVLMGVAIVGLKLTAPTAAGTP; from the coding sequence ATGAACCCGACCACCGCGTGGATCATCCTCGTCATTGCCGGGCTGCTGGAGGTCGCGTGGGCGATCGGCCTCAAGTACACCCACGGCTTCACCCGCCTGTGGCCCAGCGTCGCCACCATCGCCGCCATCATCGTGAGCATGTACCTGCTGTCGCTGGCCGCCCGCACGCTCCCCATCGGCACCGCCTACGCCGTGTGGGTCGGCATCGGGGCCGCGGGCACGGCGGTGCTGGGCATGCTCATCCTGCACGAGCCGGCGACGCTTGGGCGCGTGTTCTTCCTGGTGCTGATGGGGGTGGCGATCGTGGGGTTGAAGCTGACGGCGCCGACGGCGGCGGGGACGCCGTAG
- a CDS encoding choice-of-anchor tandem repeat NxxGxxAF-containing protein, whose translation MTNTLAAALGVLASAGVAAAQPVFEIIHVAGQQASGLPAGCNYVFPAIPGLDSGGNAMFFTALGGTGVTTENNRAIFGRGVGLAPNLLVRMGDAIPALPGVRWGEINNGHTEALGGGAGGRLAVLSYLVGDGVTAANGSALFLGLPENLAVVARAGAQAPGAPAGALYGDLPPSIVNGVYTVRHRNGRIVFECPLVGSVPSGTRAVFAGTPGAISLVARRAAQAPGAPVGVNYSTFAGPVTNAAGFVAFSAVLSGTGVTIANDGAIFAGTPGSVVMIAREGNAAPPAPGMAGLTTSGIGGFWINDAGTLTFTATLAGPGITTENDSAAFIIPGGGGTPTVIREGDAAPGLPGLTHGTISVVIPSGGGRVLMTSQLAGPGVTTTNNRAIWVGTPGNFSLVMRSGDPAPGLPGVSPTAFLDVCLSPAGHIAFLTTLTGTGVTSTNNTALWGRTSAGQVTLLARKGVPFEFAPGQTITPDAILLNSLTGGEDGKPAAVNDDNQVAFLLYVSPTAAAVGVLAHVDAVPPPPCGTADFNGDGDTGTDQDIEAFFACIGGHCCPTCFEGGSDFNADGDAATDQDIEAFFRVLGGHAC comes from the coding sequence ATGACCAACACACTGGCCGCGGCACTCGGCGTCCTCGCCTCGGCCGGCGTCGCCGCCGCGCAGCCCGTGTTCGAGATCATCCATGTCGCGGGCCAGCAGGCGTCGGGCCTGCCCGCGGGGTGCAACTACGTCTTCCCTGCGATCCCGGGCCTTGACTCCGGGGGCAATGCGATGTTCTTCACGGCGCTCGGCGGCACCGGGGTCACCACCGAGAACAACCGCGCCATCTTCGGCCGCGGTGTCGGCCTCGCCCCCAATCTCCTCGTGCGCATGGGCGACGCCATCCCCGCGCTCCCCGGCGTGCGCTGGGGCGAGATCAACAACGGCCACACCGAGGCGCTGGGCGGCGGCGCCGGCGGCCGACTCGCCGTGCTCTCCTACCTCGTGGGCGATGGCGTGACCGCCGCCAACGGCTCGGCCCTCTTCCTGGGCCTCCCTGAGAACCTCGCGGTGGTTGCCCGCGCCGGAGCACAGGCTCCCGGCGCACCCGCGGGCGCCCTCTACGGCGACCTGCCGCCGTCGATCGTCAACGGCGTCTACACCGTGCGGCACCGCAACGGCCGGATCGTCTTCGAGTGCCCGCTGGTTGGGAGCGTCCCCAGCGGCACCCGCGCGGTGTTCGCGGGCACGCCCGGCGCGATCTCCCTCGTCGCCCGACGCGCCGCGCAGGCCCCCGGCGCCCCCGTGGGCGTGAACTACTCGACCTTCGCGGGGCCCGTCACCAACGCGGCGGGCTTCGTCGCCTTCAGCGCCGTCCTCAGCGGCACGGGCGTCACCATCGCCAACGACGGGGCCATCTTCGCCGGCACGCCGGGCTCGGTCGTCATGATCGCCCGCGAGGGCAACGCCGCGCCCCCCGCCCCCGGCATGGCCGGGCTCACCACCAGCGGCATCGGCGGCTTCTGGATCAACGACGCGGGCACGCTCACCTTCACCGCCACCCTCGCGGGCCCGGGCATCACCACCGAGAACGACTCCGCCGCGTTCATCATCCCCGGCGGCGGCGGCACGCCCACCGTCATCCGGGAGGGCGACGCCGCGCCCGGGCTCCCCGGCCTCACCCACGGCACCATCTCCGTCGTGATCCCCAGCGGCGGCGGCCGCGTCCTCATGACCAGCCAGCTCGCCGGCCCCGGCGTCACCACCACGAACAACCGCGCCATCTGGGTGGGCACGCCCGGCAACTTCTCGCTGGTCATGCGCTCGGGCGACCCCGCGCCCGGCCTGCCCGGCGTGTCGCCCACCGCCTTCCTCGACGTCTGCCTCAGCCCCGCCGGACACATCGCGTTTCTGACCACGCTCACCGGCACGGGCGTCACGTCCACCAACAACACCGCCCTGTGGGGCCGCACCAGCGCCGGCCAGGTCACGCTCCTCGCCCGCAAGGGAGTGCCCTTCGAGTTCGCCCCCGGCCAGACGATCACCCCCGACGCCATCCTCCTCAACAGCCTCACCGGCGGCGAGGACGGCAAACCCGCGGCCGTCAACGACGACAACCAGGTCGCGTTCCTGCTCTACGTCAGCCCCACTGCCGCTGCCGTGGGCGTGCTGGCCCATGTCGATGCCGTGCCGCCCCCGCCCTGCGGCACCGCCGACTTCAACGGCGACGGCGACACCGGCACCGACCAGGACATCGAGGCCTTCTTCGCCTGCATCGGCGGCCACTGCTGCCCCACCTGCTTCGAGGGCGGCAGCGACTTCAACGCCGACGGCGACGCCGCCACGGACCAGGACATCGAGGCCTTCTTCAGGGTCTTGGGCGGTCACGCCTGCTGA